One Tamlana carrageenivorans genomic region harbors:
- a CDS encoding DUF389 domain-containing protein — translation MSEENKFSFSEEEAEAKVNKVDEAAEAEKAKSVEQSKDAVKKDAQGLLASIKVFLRELLDFREDTDREATTKAIVADIPFKGATAWILVCSIFVASIGLNANSTAVVIGAMLISPLMGPILGIGLSIAINDIDTLKKSLINLATMIVLSLLTAFLFFWLFPLSEDTSELLGRVRPDIRDVLIAFFGGLALIIARTKKGTIASVIFGVAIATALMPPLCTAGYGLAKGNFVYFGGAMYLFTINTIFIALATFLVLKLLRFPMLKYANSKRRQFISRAAMLLAIVVMIPAVWTFINVLNESNFNRDASTFIRKELTDLPHGEYIKNNATYTYFDDKTSVIELNTFGLDEISETTITLLRNRLKDYRALSTTTLNINQNRSKNLDNFKYMEELRTRDSLDLLTQNQKIRYLEDKLRGFSQLESSYMAFDGLTEELKINYENIEQFSYGNVINTNFTKKDTTPVFSVKWKKEYKDELRQKDKDKLEKWLKLKLDLDTLVVRRIN, via the coding sequence ATGAGCGAAGAAAATAAATTTAGTTTTTCGGAAGAAGAAGCTGAAGCTAAGGTGAACAAGGTTGATGAAGCCGCTGAGGCAGAGAAAGCCAAAAGTGTTGAGCAGTCTAAAGATGCTGTAAAAAAGGATGCGCAAGGTCTTCTAGCGAGTATCAAAGTGTTTTTGCGCGAATTGTTAGATTTTCGTGAAGATACCGATCGGGAAGCGACTACCAAAGCCATTGTTGCCGATATTCCGTTTAAAGGTGCCACGGCTTGGATTTTAGTCTGTTCCATTTTTGTGGCTTCCATTGGATTAAACGCCAATTCAACCGCCGTGGTTATTGGAGCCATGTTAATTTCTCCGCTCATGGGGCCTATTTTAGGTATAGGCCTGTCTATTGCTATAAACGATATTGATACGCTTAAAAAGTCGTTAATAAATTTAGCGACGATGATCGTTCTAAGTTTACTAACGGCTTTTCTATTTTTCTGGTTATTCCCTTTAAGTGAAGATACTTCAGAGCTTTTAGGTCGTGTACGACCAGATATTCGCGACGTTTTAATTGCCTTTTTTGGTGGCTTGGCCTTAATTATTGCACGTACCAAAAAAGGAACCATCGCCTCGGTTATTTTTGGTGTGGCTATCGCAACAGCCTTAATGCCACCGCTCTGTACGGCAGGTTATGGTTTGGCTAAAGGAAACTTTGTGTACTTCGGTGGCGCCATGTATTTGTTTACCATCAACACGATTTTTATTGCCTTAGCGACCTTTTTAGTATTGAAATTACTGAGGTTCCCCATGCTTAAATACGCCAATTCTAAGCGTCGTCAGTTCATTTCTAGAGCGGCCATGTTGTTGGCTATTGTGGTTATGATTCCGGCGGTATGGACTTTTATTAATGTGTTGAATGAAAGTAATTTTAACCGCGATGCTAGTACTTTTATCCGTAAAGAGTTAACCGATTTGCCTCATGGGGAATACATAAAAAACAATGCGACATACACTTATTTTGATGATAAAACTTCGGTCATAGAACTGAATACTTTTGGTTTAGATGAAATTTCTGAAACAACCATTACCTTGCTTCGTAATCGTTTAAAAGATTACCGCGCTTTGTCTACTACAACTTTAAATATCAATCAGAATCGCTCTAAAAACTTAGATAATTTTAAGTATATGGAAGAGCTTAGAACACGTGACTCGTTGGATCTGTTAACTCAAAATCAAAAAATTAGATATTTAGAAGATAAGTTAAGAGGCTTTTCGCAATTAGAAAGCAGTTATATGGCCTTTGATGGGTTAACAGAAGAGTTGAAAATCAACTACGAAAACATAGAACAGTTCTCTTATGGTAATGTGATTAATACCAATTTCACTAAAAAAGATACCACACCAGTTTTCTCTGTAAAGTGGAAAAAAGAGTATAAGGACGAACTACGCCAAAAGGATAAGGACAAACTTGAAAAGTGGCTAAAACTTAAACTAGATCTAGATACTTTAGTGGTACGTAGAATTAATTAA
- a CDS encoding mannose-1-phosphate guanylyltransferase has product MKKNYYAILMAGGVGSRFWPVSTEEFPKQFHDMLGTGDTLIQKTFHRLAKLIPQENIFILTNARYNDLVLEQLPEVTQRQVVLEPAMRNTAPCILYASLKIQKENPDAVMIVAPSDHWIEDEDTFSKNVEQAFEFCSENDALMTLGIQPTFPNTGYGYIEYDKTSAEAIKPVNQFREKPDYETAKAFISQGNFLWNAGIFMWSVKTVINTFQKNQPELFELFKSGISAYNTNAEADFIKENYPKAENISVDYAIMEKSKNVYVIAAEFDWNDLGTWGSLYDKLDKTENGNAVVNARVLPEDASGNMIRTKKDKIVVIDGLQDYIIVDKEEVLLIFPKSKEQDIKKVLQNVRDKFGEQYG; this is encoded by the coding sequence ATGAAGAAGAATTATTACGCAATATTAATGGCAGGTGGTGTTGGATCACGATTTTGGCCTGTAAGTACAGAAGAATTTCCTAAGCAATTTCACGACATGCTAGGAACCGGCGATACGCTTATTCAGAAGACCTTCCATCGTTTAGCAAAACTGATACCCCAAGAGAATATATTTATTTTAACCAACGCGCGTTATAACGACTTGGTTTTAGAGCAGCTTCCCGAAGTAACCCAGCGCCAGGTAGTTTTAGAGCCTGCCATGCGAAATACAGCGCCTTGTATTTTATATGCTTCATTAAAAATTCAGAAAGAAAATCCCGATGCAGTAATGATTGTAGCACCAAGTGATCATTGGATTGAAGATGAAGATACCTTCTCTAAAAATGTAGAACAGGCCTTTGAATTTTGTTCGGAAAATGATGCGCTTATGACATTGGGTATTCAACCTACATTTCCAAACACAGGTTATGGTTATATTGAATACGATAAGACTTCCGCGGAAGCGATAAAACCCGTAAATCAATTTAGAGAAAAACCAGATTATGAAACCGCTAAAGCCTTTATATCTCAAGGTAATTTTCTTTGGAATGCGGGTATTTTTATGTGGAGCGTAAAAACGGTAATAAACACCTTTCAGAAAAATCAACCAGAATTGTTCGAGCTTTTTAAATCTGGAATTAGTGCTTACAATACTAATGCAGAAGCCGATTTTATAAAAGAAAACTATCCGAAGGCGGAAAACATATCGGTAGATTATGCCATTATGGAAAAGTCTAAAAATGTGTACGTAATTGCAGCAGAATTTGATTGGAACGATTTAGGAACCTGGGGTAGTTTATATGATAAACTTGATAAAACTGAAAATGGTAATGCTGTTGTAAACGCTAGAGTATTACCTGAAGATGCATCTGGAAACATGATTCGCACCAAAAAAGATAAAATTGTGGTTATAGACGGTTTGCAGGATTATATTATTGTAGATAAAGAAGAAGTTTTGCTTATCTTTCCTAAGTCTAAAGAACAGGATATTAAAAAAGTACTCCAAAATGTAAGAGATAAATTTGGAGAACAATACGGTTAA
- a CDS encoding SprT-like domain-containing protein produces MQDTLQNYIPKKAVPLILQLLEHEHLTIKIKNERKTRHGDYKRLPNGRHQITVNSNLNCYRFLITLVHEIAHLEAFKTYGKFIKPHGKEWKYTFQRLMLPFLNPEVFPLDLLPLLARHFKNPKASSDTDAHLSLALKQFDAPNDKTYIFEVPMGRHFKIYNGKIFQMMKKRVKRFECVEVKTGKVYLFSPNAEVELLN; encoded by the coding sequence ATGCAGGACACACTTCAAAATTACATTCCCAAAAAAGCGGTACCTCTAATTTTACAGCTTTTAGAGCATGAACATTTAACGATAAAAATAAAAAATGAACGTAAAACCCGTCATGGCGATTATAAGCGTTTGCCAAACGGTAGACATCAAATTACAGTAAACTCGAATTTGAATTGCTACCGATTTTTAATTACTTTAGTTCATGAAATCGCGCATTTAGAGGCTTTTAAAACCTATGGTAAGTTTATTAAACCTCACGGTAAAGAATGGAAGTATACCTTTCAGCGTTTAATGTTGCCCTTTTTAAATCCAGAAGTTTTTCCTTTGGACTTACTCCCTTTATTGGCGAGACATTTTAAAAACCCGAAGGCGAGCAGCGATACCGATGCCCATTTATCATTAGCCCTGAAACAATTTGATGCCCCTAATGATAAAACTTATATTTTTGAAGTGCCAATGGGTCGTCATTTTAAAATTTATAATGGTAAAATTTTCCAAATGATGAAAAAACGGGTTAAGCGTTTTGAATGTGTTGAAGTTAAAACCGGTAAAGTGTATTTGTTTAGTCCGAATGCCGAAGTAGAACTTTTAAATTGA